A single Oryzias melastigma strain HK-1 linkage group LG24, ASM292280v2, whole genome shotgun sequence DNA region contains:
- the LOC112157781 gene encoding hydroxycarboxylic acid receptor 2, with protein sequence MAAKMPNGSNFQLIEDCEVIHENLYKFYASVMILIFILALPLNGSVLHLFIFKLKFWNSNTNNVFLFNLVLADILLLFCLPIKSYNFIMGERRSTDDVMCKAMLFMLFLNRGASIAFLTVTSINRYFNVVHPGRKTLLRSLKKSPQISVLIWLILFLFTIPTMMKNFECCNNFGSNDENASTNKTKEDALVRDPEDFLREMIFFTQILIPFFILVYCTVRIVSRLRMKTVGNMTKLRRAVILVTTVMVVFSFCFLPCTIARMILLVVRVQEMSEHIQDKATAIFDGLVVLSYMDCLLDPLVYCFSSTNFKNLYLSTYLPFLVRTPPKIESSTGNTTQPSRNRVV encoded by the exons ATGGCTGCTAAAATGCCAAACGGCTCCAACTTTCAGCTCATTGAAGACTGTGAAGTTATACACGAGAACTTGTACAAGTTTTATGCAAGTGTGATGATCTTGATTTTCATCTTGGCTCTGCCTCTGAACGGATCCGTTCTCCACCTTTTCATATTCAAGCTGAAGTTCTGGAACTCAAACACCAACAACGTGTTCCTCTTCAACCTGGTGCTGGCCGACATCCTCCTTCTTTTCTGTTTGCCAATCAAGTCCTACAACTTCATCATGGGGGAGAGGAGGAGCACGGACGATGTGATGTGTAAGGCCATGCTCTTCATGCTGTTTTTGAACCGCGGCGCCAGCATCGCCTTCCTCACCGTCACCTCCATCAACCGCTACTTCAACGTGGTGCACCCCGGACGCAAAACTCTGCTGAGGTCGCTCAAGAAATCGCCGCAGATATCAGTTCTCATCTGGctgatcctttttcttttcaccaTTCCCACCATGATGAAGAACTTTGAGTGCTGCAACAACTTTGGCAGCAACGACGAGAACGCCAGCACCAACAAAACCAAAGAGGATGCTCTGGTTCGG GATCCAGAGGACTTCCTGAGAGAGATGATCTTCTTCACCCAGATCCTCATCCCGTTCTTCATCCTGGTCTACTGCACTGTCCGCATCGTCAGCCGGCTCAGGATGAAGACGGTCGGGAACATGACCAAACTGAGGAGAGCCGTGATTCTGGTGACCACCGTCATGGTGGTGTTCTCCTTCTGCTTCCTGCCCTGCACCATCGCCCGCATGATTCTGCTGGTGGTTCGGGTCCAGGAGATGAGCGAGCACATCCAGGACAAAGCCACCGCCATCTTTGACGGCCTCGTGGTCCTGTCCTACATGGACTGTCTGCTGGATCCGCTGGTCTACTGCTTCTCCAGCACCAACTTCAAGAATCTGTACCTCTCCACGTACTTACCGTTTTTAGTCAGAACACCTCCGAAGATTGAAAGTTCTACAGGAAATACGACACAGCCGTCACGAAACCGAGTGGTTTGA
- the LOC112157783 gene encoding hydroxycarboxylic acid receptor 2 codes for MENNLSMSDHHQDKSCDATHEEMYKFFAGVMILIFILALPLNGSVLHFFIFKLKFWKSKTNHVFLFNLVLADILLLVCLPIKSYNYIMGERRSENDSTCKAMLFMFLLNRGASIAFLTVTSIDRYFNVVHPGRKNLLRALKKSPQISVLIWLLLLPLTVPPMMKSFKCCRSLKDHGENGTITKDVVDSLNEVVFFTQILIPFFILVYCTVRIINRLRKKTVGDRTKLKRAVVLVTTVMVVFSFCFLPCTIARMILLVVRVQEMSEHIQDQADVVFDGLLVLSYMDCLLDPLVYCFSSTRFKALYLSTYFPFLAKTSVMRADSSTRKSAQPLPCRRDSVVLDS; via the exons ATGGAAAACAACCTCAGTATGTCTGACCATCATCAGGATAAGAGCTGCGACGCCACACACGAGGAAATGTACAAGTTCTTTGCAGGTGTGATGATCTTGATTTTCATCTTGGCTCTGCCTCTGAACGGATCCGTTCTCCACTTTTTCATATTCAAGCTCAAGTTCTGGAAATCAAAAACCAACCACGTGTTCCTCTTCAACCTGGTGCTGGCTGACATCCTCCTGCTGGTCTGTTTGCCGATCAAATCCTATAACTACATCATGGGGGAGAGGAGGAGCGAGAACGACTCGACGTGTAAGGCCATGCTCTTCATGTTCCTCCTGAACCGCGGCGCCAGCATCGCCTTCCTCACCGTCACCTCCATCGACCGCTACTTCAACGTGGTGCACCCCGGACGCAAGAACCTCCTGAGGGCGCTCAAGAAATCACCGCAGATATCAGTCCTCATCTGGCTTTTGCTCCTCCCACTCACCGTTCCACCCATGATGAAGAGCTTCAAGTGCTGCAGAAGCCTGAAGGATCACGGGGAAAACGGAACCATAACAAAG GACGTGGTGGACAGCCTCAACGAGGTGGTCTTCTTCACCCAGATCCTCATCCCGTTCTTCATCCTGGTCTACTGCACCGTCCGCATCATCAACCGGCTCAGGAAGAAGACGGTCGGGGACAGGACCAAGCTGAAGAGAGCCGTGGTTCTGGTGACCACCGTCATGGTGGTGTTCTCCTTCTGCTTCCTGCCCTGCACCATCGCCCGGATGATTCTGCTGGTGGTTCGGGTCCAGGAGATGAGCGAGCACATCCAGGATCAAGCGGATGTGGTCTTCGACGGCCTCCTGGTCCTGTCCTACATGGACTGTCTCCTGGATCCGCTGGTCTACTGCTTCTCCAGCACCAGGTTCAAGGCTCTGTACCTCTCCACGTACTtcccgtttttagccaaaacgtCTGTAATGCGGGCAGACAGCTCCACGAGAAAATCCGCTCAACCGTTACCCTGCAGAAGGGATTCGGTGGTTCTGGATAGCTGA